The sequence below is a genomic window from Draconibacterium halophilum.
GTTCTTTGGAGCGCTTTTCAATTTCAACACTCACTCTGTTTTGAAGTTCTTCTACGGTGTACATCAATCTCCCAATTTTAATTTGTCATCCGAAACAATTTCCAGGTCTTCCAGTTCAATATCTTCTTCTTCGTCGTAAATATGAAGCAGTGGTTCTTTAAAGGCCTCAGTTGTAGTAATCCGCTCAAGTCCTGATAATAAAGACGGCAGCAGTACCAGATTTGATGTTACCGCAACCAAAAGTGTCAGCGAAACCAAAATTCCCATGGCTTGCGTTCCTCCAAAATTAGAAATGGTAAAAATTCCGAAACCAAAGAACAGCACCACTGACGTATACAGCATACTCACACCGGTTTCTTTTAACGCGATCACCACCGATTTTCGGATATCCCAATTGGTCATGTTCAGTTCCTGCCTGTACTTCGCCAAAAAGTGAATCGTATTATCAACCGAAATACCAAAGGCAATACTAAAAACCAAAATGGTAGATGCCTTTATAGGAATGCCGGTAAATCCCATAACTGCTGCTGTAAATATCAGCGGAATAATATTTGGAGTAAGCGACAGAATTACCATCCTCCACGATGAAAACATGATGGCCATAAACGACGAGATCAGCAAAATAGCCAAACCAAGACTCGTAAACAGGTTCTTTAACAAATACTGGTTTCCTTTAAACGAAATAATACTCGATCCGGTAACGGTTACATCGTATTTGTCGGAAGTAAATATCGAATCGATATCGGCATTAAACCGGGCGTACAATTCTTCCATTCGCTTGGTACCCACATCCTTTACCCGGATACTTATTCGGGTATTCTGCTTGGTACTATCCATAAACGAATGTAACATTTCAGCATTTTCTTCACCCGTTGATGCATATTGCAGAATAAAATTCTTTTCGCGATTATTGGGCAAACTGTAATACCGCTCGTGACCATTGTAAAAAGCCTGTTTGGCAAATTTCAGCAAATTGAGTAATGAAGTAGATGCCGATAATTCAGGGTATTCTGCCAGCCGGTCTTCCAACTGCTCTATTTTACGGAAAGTTGTTAATTGCATAACGCCCTGTGGTTTTTTGGTGTCGACCATAATTTCCAAAGGCATTAAACCGTTAAAGTTGCGTTCAAAAAATTTCAGATCGACATAAACCGGATCATCTTCAGGAATATCATCGAGCATATAACCCGAGCTTTTCATCAGAGTAATACCGTAAATACTCACCACAATTACACCTATGGTTACAAGATATACCACCTGTCTGTAATTTTGGGTAATGTGCATCAGCTTGCGGATGGCCGTTGTTACGAACTTATTATCGAGGTGACCAACGTGGCGCGATGAAGGCGCTCCGATAAAACTAAATATGATTGGTATAAGCAGTAGCGAAAGTATAAACAGGCCAAGTATATTTAAGGAGGCGATTATACCAAACTGCCTTAAAATATCACTCTTTACAATAATAAAAGTAGCAAACCCCGAGGCTGTTGTAAGGTTGGTTAAAAAAGTAGCATTACCAATTTTAATGATCACCCGCTGCAAAGCCTTTATTTTATTCCCATGGCTCACGTATTCGTGGTGAAATTTATTAAGCATGTAAATACTGTTTGGGATTCCAATCACGATCAACAAAGGCGGAATCATTCCCGATAACAAAGTAATTTTGTAGCCAAACAGCGACAACATTCCCATGGCCCAGATAACGCCGGTGATTACAATCAGCACAGGTACAAAAACAGCTTTGAATGAGCGGAAGAACAGGAATAAAACCACGATACAAATTACCAGAGCCAACACACTGAACATATACAGTTCGCGTTTAATCTTAACCGAATTAACCACCCTTATGTAGGGCACTCCCGAGTAATGGAGAGTAACATCTTCTTTCTGTTCGTAATCATGACACACCTCCTGGATTTCGGCAACCAGGTCTTCGCGCTCCTTACTTGCCATTTTATCTTGGTTTACCGTAATGGCCAGCAAATAAGTATCAGTTTCATCGTTATAAACCAGCTTGCGGTAAAAAGGCAGCCGTTTAAATTCTGCCACATAGCCATCCAGCTCTTCCTGACTTGTAATCGTATCAGGAAAGTTATTTACAACCTCAAACTGTTTCTCTTCTTTATTTTTTTCAAGATTGTAGGTGCTTGAAACCGAAAGCAAATTTTCAACGCCATCGACTTTTTTCAAATCATCGCACAACGATTTCCATGCATTGAAATGATCGAGACGAAAAAAATTCGTGTCTTGCACACCAACAATAATCAGGTTCCCTTCCTGACCGAATATCTCAACAAAATTCTGATAATCTTTATAGGCCTGATCTTTCTTTGGCAGCAATGAGGCATACTCATACGACATCTCCACTTTTCGGGCATGATACCCCAGAAAAATAGTAATAACAGCCAAAACTGAAAGAAAGAGGATTCGATTCCTAAGGATTAGTCTGGATAGTTTAATCCACATGTTTACATTTCTAAATAACTCGACGAAAGTATATAAATTCCATTGTTTTGAGAAATGCTTCAATCCAAGGTTAAGTGAATTTAAAACTTTTTAAAATTTATCATTCCACTTTAGAAACAGCAATAAGGTGGTCGGCAGTTCTAAACAAAAGGTAATCTTTGGTAATGGCCGGTGTTGACATTACAATTTGGCTTAGTTTATTGGTTGCTAAAAGTTCGTATTCCGGCCCCGCTTTAACAGCATACACATTGCCTTCGTTATCAACTATGTAGATAACTCCATCGGCTGCCACCGGCGATGATGTGTAACTGTTTCCCCATCCAACTTTTTGCGAATACATTTCCTCTCCGGTTTGGGCATTGTAGCAGGTTAGTCGCCCGTTCCAACGTGCGTTGTAAAGGTAGTCGCCATACAACAACATGGTTCCCATATAAGAGCCACCACGTAGTTTTGCCCACTTTACATATTCATTTGAGGTTGCTCTGTCTTCTAAAGTAATATCTCCAACCGCATTTTTTTGAATAGCATAAACAGGCGAAACCTTCCCGTGGGCGCTGTTAAAATAAATGAAATCGTTGCCAATAACGGGCGATGGAACAGGAATGTCTCCTCCTCCGGACATTCTCCATATTTCTTCGCCGGTATTAAAATCGTAACCTCCACGATGTTTGTAACCGTTTACCGCAACAATATCCTTTTCACCATCGGAATAGACATTTGGAGTCGACCAGCCTGGGTATTCATCGCGATTTTGTTTCCAGATTTCGTGACCGTTTTTAATGTCGTAAGCAGCAACAAAAGAATTTTCCTGCACATCGCACTGAATAACTACTACGTTTTTATGAATCAGCGGCGA
It includes:
- a CDS encoding efflux RND transporter permease subunit, with the translated sequence MWIKLSRLILRNRILFLSVLAVITIFLGYHARKVEMSYEYASLLPKKDQAYKDYQNFVEIFGQEGNLIIVGVQDTNFFRLDHFNAWKSLCDDLKKVDGVENLLSVSSTYNLEKNKEEKQFEVVNNFPDTITSQEELDGYVAEFKRLPFYRKLVYNDETDTYLLAITVNQDKMASKEREDLVAEIQEVCHDYEQKEDVTLHYSGVPYIRVVNSVKIKRELYMFSVLALVICIVVLFLFFRSFKAVFVPVLIVITGVIWAMGMLSLFGYKITLLSGMIPPLLIVIGIPNSIYMLNKFHHEYVSHGNKIKALQRVIIKIGNATFLTNLTTASGFATFIIVKSDILRQFGIIASLNILGLFILSLLLIPIIFSFIGAPSSRHVGHLDNKFVTTAIRKLMHITQNYRQVVYLVTIGVIVVSIYGITLMKSSGYMLDDIPEDDPVYVDLKFFERNFNGLMPLEIMVDTKKPQGVMQLTTFRKIEQLEDRLAEYPELSASTSLLNLLKFAKQAFYNGHERYYSLPNNREKNFILQYASTGEENAEMLHSFMDSTKQNTRISIRVKDVGTKRMEELYARFNADIDSIFTSDKYDVTVTGSSIISFKGNQYLLKNLFTSLGLAILLISSFMAIMFSSWRMVILSLTPNIIPLIFTAAVMGFTGIPIKASTILVFSIAFGISVDNTIHFLAKYRQELNMTNWDIRKSVVIALKETGVSMLYTSVVLFFGFGIFTISNFGGTQAMGILVSLTLLVAVTSNLVLLPSLLSGLERITTTEAFKEPLLHIYDEEEDIELEDLEIVSDDKLKLGD
- a CDS encoding outer membrane protein assembly factor BamB family protein, whose amino-acid sequence is MSNIKSFLTLFAAILYLSVYSQQVDPSRQWSMYRGKSISGYLDQANLPETWDVNTNKNIAWKTAIPGLGHSCPIVWGDQIFVTTAVSEQDEGDLKTGIYGSIGSVPDSSMHYWRVYCVDKQSGEIEWERTAYTGIPEQKRHPMSSHANCTPATNGEYVVAFFGSEGLYCYDMNGKLQWSKDFGVLKSTFFLVPDAEWEFSSSPLIHKNVVVIQCDVQENSFVAAYDIKNGHEIWKQNRDEYPGWSTPNVYSDGEKDIVAVNGYKHRGGYDFNTGEEIWRMSGGGDIPVPSPVIGNDFIYFNSAHGKVSPVYAIQKNAVGDITLEDRATSNEYVKWAKLRGGSYMGTMLLYGDYLYNARWNGRLTCYNAQTGEEMYSQKVGWGNSYTSSPVAADGVIYIVDNEGNVYAVKAGPEYELLATNKLSQIVMSTPAITKDYLLFRTADHLIAVSKVE